In Streptomyces sp. NBC_01426, one genomic interval encodes:
- a CDS encoding sigma-70 family RNA polymerase sigma factor — translation MSDLATSPELDAAMDRYRVELTGYCYRMLGSSFDAEDAVQDTYIRAWRAHEKFEGRSSLRSWLYRIATNVCLDLLNAGNKRARPMDLSAPQHQASAVLNERPEVTWLEPVPDGRVLPQTADPAEMALAKESVRLAFVAALQHLPAKQRAVLILREVLAWKADEVATLLETTVASVNSALQRARATLAGQGIRESDPADPLDADQARLLEQYLSAFEAYDITRLTTLLHEDAVLSMPPFDLWLRGHEDIAAWHLNQGIGCKGSRLIATTANGMPAFGQYRPREDGRPGHEPWALQVLEISDGKIVGLNAFLDTARWFPLFGLPQQLDEADEGQ, via the coding sequence ATGAGTGACCTTGCGACCAGCCCGGAGCTGGATGCGGCCATGGACCGCTACCGGGTCGAACTGACCGGCTACTGCTACCGCATGCTCGGCTCCTCCTTCGACGCCGAGGACGCGGTGCAGGACACGTACATCCGTGCCTGGCGGGCCCACGAGAAGTTCGAGGGCCGCTCCTCGCTGCGGTCCTGGCTGTACCGGATCGCGACCAACGTCTGCCTGGACCTGCTGAACGCGGGGAACAAGCGGGCACGCCCGATGGACCTCAGTGCCCCGCAGCACCAGGCCTCCGCCGTGCTGAACGAGCGGCCCGAGGTGACCTGGCTGGAGCCGGTCCCCGACGGACGGGTGCTGCCGCAGACCGCCGACCCGGCGGAGATGGCGCTGGCCAAGGAGTCGGTCCGGCTGGCGTTCGTGGCGGCGCTCCAGCACCTGCCGGCGAAGCAGCGGGCCGTGCTGATCCTGCGCGAGGTGCTGGCCTGGAAGGCCGACGAGGTCGCCACCCTCCTGGAGACCACGGTGGCCTCGGTGAACAGCGCGCTCCAGCGGGCGCGGGCGACGCTCGCCGGTCAGGGGATCCGCGAGAGCGACCCGGCGGACCCGTTGGACGCGGACCAGGCGAGACTGCTGGAGCAGTACCTGAGCGCCTTCGAGGCGTATGACATCACCCGCCTCACCACCCTCCTGCACGAGGACGCCGTGCTGTCGATGCCGCCGTTCGACCTGTGGCTCCGCGGCCACGAGGACATCGCGGCCTGGCACCTGAACCAGGGCATCGGCTGCAAGGGCTCGCGGCTGATCGCGACCACGGCGAACGGCATGCCGGCCTTCGGCCAGTACCGGCCGCGCGAGGACGGACGTCCGGGGCACGAGCCGTGGGCGCTCCAGGTGCTGGAGATCTCAGACGGGAAGATCGTCGGGCTCAACGCCTTCCTGGACACCGCCCGGTGGTTCCCGCTCTTCGGGCTCCCCCAACAACTCGACGAGGCCGACGAGGGCCAGTAG
- a CDS encoding STAS domain-containing protein, producing MDTTEPESLTVPGPAPLPRDVAALCERIGRLARDGPREVACDVSALTRPGLGVVDAVARLALAARRAGVRLRLTGAGPSLRALLALVGLVELLGEPEEREPPGGVQEGVEPDDLPV from the coding sequence GTGGACACGACGGAACCCGAATCCCTGACCGTCCCCGGGCCCGCTCCGCTGCCCCGGGATGTCGCCGCGCTCTGTGAACGCATCGGCCGGCTCGCCCGGGACGGCCCCCGCGAGGTGGCGTGCGACGTCAGCGCGCTGACCCGGCCCGGCCTCGGCGTCGTGGACGCGGTGGCCCGACTGGCCCTCGCGGCCCGCCGGGCCGGCGTCCGGCTCCGGCTCACCGGCGCCGGACCCTCCCTGCGCGCGCTACTGGCCCTCGTCGGCCTCGTCGAGTTGTTGGGGGAGCCCGAAGAGCGGGAACCACCGGGCGGTGTCCAGGAAGGCGTTGAGCCCGACGATCTTCCCGTCTGA
- a CDS encoding thymidine phosphorylase codes for MDVISVIRTKRDRGELSPEQIDWVIDAYTRGVVADEQMSSLAMAILLNGMNRGEIARWTAAMIASGERMNFDSLSRPTADKHSTGGVGDKITLPLAPLVAACGAAVPQLSGRGLGHTGGTLDKLESIPGWRALLSNEEMLHVLDTTGAVICAAGDGLAPADKKLYALRDVTGTVEAIPLIASSIMSKKIAEGTGSLVLDVKVGSGAFMKNIEDARELASTMVALGTDSGVKTIALLTDMSTPLGLTAGNALEIRESVEVLAGGGPSDVVELTLALAREMLDAAGIKDADPEKALADGSAMDVWRRMISAQGGDPDAALPVAREQHVVTAPESGVLTRLDAYGVGVGAWRLGAGRARKEDPVQAGAGIEMHAKPGDTVVAGQPLMTLHTDTPEKFDYALSALDGTFDIAAAGTPFTATPIVLDRIA; via the coding sequence ATGGACGTCATCTCCGTCATCCGCACCAAGCGCGACCGCGGCGAACTCAGCCCCGAGCAGATCGACTGGGTCATCGACGCGTACACGCGCGGCGTGGTCGCCGACGAGCAGATGTCCTCGCTGGCGATGGCCATCCTGCTCAACGGCATGAACCGCGGCGAGATCGCCCGCTGGACCGCCGCGATGATCGCCTCCGGCGAGCGGATGAACTTCGATTCCCTCTCCCGCCCCACCGCCGACAAGCACTCCACCGGCGGCGTCGGCGACAAGATCACCCTCCCGCTCGCCCCGCTCGTCGCCGCCTGCGGCGCGGCCGTCCCGCAGCTCTCCGGCCGCGGCCTCGGCCACACCGGCGGCACCCTGGACAAGCTGGAGTCCATCCCCGGCTGGCGCGCCCTGCTCTCCAACGAGGAGATGCTGCACGTCCTCGACACCACCGGCGCCGTCATCTGCGCGGCGGGCGACGGCCTGGCCCCGGCCGACAAGAAGCTGTACGCGCTGCGCGACGTCACCGGCACCGTCGAGGCCATCCCGCTCATCGCCTCCTCGATCATGTCGAAGAAGATCGCCGAGGGCACCGGCTCCCTGGTCCTGGACGTCAAGGTCGGCAGCGGCGCCTTCATGAAGAACATCGAGGACGCGCGCGAGCTCGCCTCGACGATGGTCGCCCTCGGCACCGACAGCGGCGTCAAGACCATCGCCCTGCTCACCGACATGTCCACCCCGCTCGGCCTGACCGCCGGCAACGCGCTGGAGATCCGCGAGTCCGTCGAGGTCCTTGCCGGCGGCGGCCCCTCCGACGTGGTCGAGCTGACCCTGGCCCTGGCCCGCGAGATGCTGGACGCGGCGGGCATCAAGGACGCCGACCCGGAGAAGGCCCTGGCCGACGGCTCCGCGATGGACGTCTGGCGCCGGATGATCTCCGCCCAGGGCGGCGACCCGGACGCGGCCCTGCCGGTGGCCCGCGAGCAGCACGTGGTCACCGCCCCCGAGTCCGGCGTGCTGACCCGCCTGGACGCCTACGGCGTGGGCGTCGGCGCCTGGCGCCTGGGCGCCGGCCGCGCGCGCAAGGAGGACCCGGTGCAGGCCGGCGCGGGCATCGAGATGCACGCCAAGCCGGGTGACACCGTGGTGGCGGGCCAGCCGCTGATGACCCTGCACACCGACACCCCGGAGAAGTTCGACTACGCGCTCTCCGCGCTGGACGGCACCTTCGACATCGCCGCGGCGGGAACCCCGTTCACCGCCACGCCGATCGTCCTGGACCGCATCGCCTGA
- a CDS encoding cytidine deaminase — MTTADAPDWDGLRKAARDAMSRAYAPYSGFPVGVAALVDDGRTIVGCNVENASYGLGLCAECGLVSSLQATGGGRLTHFTCVDGKGDILVPCGRCRQLLFEFGGPELQVETPEGILPLSAMLPQAFGPDHLR; from the coding sequence GTGACGACGGCCGACGCCCCCGACTGGGACGGCCTGCGCAAGGCGGCCCGGGACGCGATGTCCCGGGCGTACGCCCCCTACTCGGGCTTCCCGGTCGGGGTGGCGGCGCTGGTCGACGACGGCCGCACCATCGTCGGCTGCAACGTGGAGAACGCCAGCTACGGCCTCGGCCTGTGCGCCGAGTGCGGGCTGGTGTCCTCCCTCCAGGCCACGGGCGGCGGCCGGCTGACGCACTTCACGTGCGTGGACGGCAAGGGCGACATCCTGGTCCCGTGCGGCCGCTGTCGCCAGCTGCTGTTCGAGTTCGGCGGCCCCGAACTCCAGGTGGAGACGCCGGAGGGCATCCTGCCGCTCTCCGCGATGCTCCCGCAGGCCTTCGGGCCCGACCACCTCAGATAG
- a CDS encoding ABC transporter permease: MSTSTVSATAAAPKKSGGRQKLSLPWIMLIIAGGLALISLVRVISGANDLTSVGQVSGALSLAVPIGLAGLGGLWAERAGVVNIGLEGMMILGTWFGAWAGYQWGPWTGVMAGIIGGAIGGLLHAIITITFNVNHIVSGVAVNILALGFTQYLSNFTFADAPGGSSKQSPSIEPIYKITVPGLSDWMSDLQAKHWFFISDLAGVIGGLVTELSLLTVVALLLIPGTWWVLWRTTFGLRLRSCGENPVAAESLGVNVYKYKYIAVIVSGGLAGLGGAFLSIVASSIYQEGQTGGRGYIGLAAMIFGNWMPGGMALGAGLFGFIDSLKLRGGAENVHALLLLVAIVLLLAALWQGYKKKYVPAAVSAVFAVLIFLWYAVTDSVPSQFVDAAPYVTTLLVLALSAQRLRMPKADGMPYRKGQGK; the protein is encoded by the coding sequence GTGAGCACCAGCACCGTTTCCGCGACGGCCGCCGCCCCGAAGAAGTCCGGCGGCCGCCAGAAGCTCAGCCTGCCCTGGATCATGCTGATCATCGCGGGTGGCCTCGCGCTGATCTCGCTGGTCCGCGTCATCAGCGGCGCCAACGACCTGACCTCGGTCGGTCAGGTGTCGGGCGCCCTCTCCCTCGCCGTGCCGATCGGCCTCGCCGGTCTCGGCGGCCTGTGGGCCGAGCGCGCGGGCGTCGTCAACATCGGCCTCGAAGGCATGATGATCCTCGGCACCTGGTTCGGTGCCTGGGCCGGTTACCAGTGGGGCCCCTGGACCGGCGTGATGGCCGGCATCATCGGTGGCGCCATCGGCGGCCTGCTGCACGCGATCATCACGATCACCTTCAACGTCAACCACATCGTCTCCGGTGTGGCCGTGAACATCCTCGCCCTGGGCTTCACCCAGTACCTGTCGAACTTCACGTTCGCGGACGCGCCGGGCGGCTCCTCCAAGCAGTCCCCGTCGATCGAACCGATCTACAAGATCACCGTGCCGGGGTTGTCCGACTGGATGTCCGACCTCCAGGCCAAGCACTGGTTCTTCATCTCGGACCTGGCGGGCGTCATCGGCGGTCTGGTCACCGAGCTGTCGCTGCTGACCGTCGTCGCGCTGCTGCTGATCCCGGGCACCTGGTGGGTGCTGTGGCGCACCACCTTCGGCCTGCGGCTGCGGTCCTGCGGCGAGAACCCGGTGGCCGCCGAGTCCCTCGGCGTCAACGTGTACAAGTACAAGTACATCGCCGTGATCGTCTCGGGCGGCCTGGCCGGCCTCGGCGGCGCGTTCCTGTCGATCGTCGCCAGCTCGATCTACCAGGAGGGGCAGACCGGCGGCCGCGGTTACATCGGTCTCGCCGCGATGATCTTCGGTAACTGGATGCCCGGCGGCATGGCGCTCGGCGCGGGCCTGTTCGGCTTCATCGACAGCCTCAAGCTGCGCGGTGGCGCCGAGAACGTCCACGCGCTGCTGCTGCTCGTCGCGATCGTGCTCCTGCTCGCCGCGCTCTGGCAGGGCTACAAGAAGAAGTACGTCCCGGCGGCCGTCTCCGCGGTCTTCGCCGTGCTGATCTTCCTCTGGTACGCCGTGACCGACTCGGTCCCGAGCCAGTTCGTGGACGCCGCCCCGTACGTCACCACCCTGCTGGTGCTCGCGCTCTCCGCGCAGCGCCTGAGGATGCCCAAGGCGGACGGCATGCCGTACCGCAAGGGTCAGGGCAAGTGA
- a CDS encoding ABC transporter permease, with protein MKKFDKDRLLLGFAGPALALVSAFLLTMVVLAATGVDPIEPMRLMVENASYEDVQVLIVNQAGTYYLAALAVAIGFRMNLFNIGVDGQYRLAAMISAVVGTAVTLPGPLHILLIVVVAMLTGAFWAGIAGVLKAKRGVSEVVSTIMLNAIATSLIAWLILPKNLGIQPEGSNDLTTGDIAESGWFPALSIGDGLEIYGFTFVAFALGIVYWFVLNRTRFGFDLRATGASESAAQASGVDAKKMIITSMLISGAVAGLSGMPQLLGETHTYNLSFPVGVGFTGITIALLGRNSPVGILLAAFLMAFIDKASASLDTAGYAKEIGTIMKGLIVIAVVVSYELVRRYGIRRQQQKVGEELAAGHAIKTDKEVAA; from the coding sequence ATGAAGAAATTCGACAAGGACCGGCTGCTCCTCGGCTTCGCCGGCCCCGCGCTCGCGCTGGTCAGCGCCTTCCTGCTGACCATGGTCGTGCTGGCCGCGACGGGCGTGGACCCGATCGAGCCCATGCGCCTCATGGTCGAGAACGCCTCCTATGAGGACGTGCAGGTCCTCATCGTGAACCAGGCCGGTACGTACTACCTGGCGGCCCTGGCCGTGGCCATCGGCTTCCGGATGAACCTCTTCAACATCGGCGTCGACGGCCAGTACCGCCTCGCCGCGATGATCTCGGCCGTGGTCGGCACCGCCGTCACCCTGCCGGGTCCGCTGCACATCCTGCTGATCGTGGTCGTCGCCATGCTGACCGGTGCCTTCTGGGCCGGCATCGCGGGTGTCCTGAAGGCCAAGCGCGGGGTCAGCGAGGTCGTCTCCACGATCATGCTGAACGCCATCGCGACCAGCCTGATCGCCTGGCTGATCCTGCCGAAGAACCTCGGCATCCAGCCGGAGGGCTCCAACGACCTGACCACGGGCGACATCGCCGAGTCCGGCTGGTTCCCGGCGCTGTCCATCGGTGACGGCCTGGAGATCTACGGCTTCACCTTCGTGGCCTTCGCCCTCGGCATCGTCTACTGGTTCGTGCTCAACCGCACCCGCTTCGGCTTCGACCTGCGCGCCACCGGCGCCAGCGAGTCCGCCGCCCAGGCGTCCGGTGTGGACGCCAAGAAGATGATCATCACCTCGATGCTGATCTCGGGCGCCGTCGCCGGCCTGTCCGGCATGCCGCAGCTGCTGGGCGAGACCCACACGTACAACCTCTCCTTCCCGGTCGGTGTCGGCTTCACGGGCATCACCATCGCGCTGCTCGGCCGCAACAGCCCGGTCGGCATCCTCCTCGCCGCGTTCCTGATGGCCTTCATCGACAAGGCCTCGGCCTCGCTCGACACGGCCGGGTACGCGAAGGAGATCGGCACGATCATGAAGGGCCTCATCGTGATCGCGGTCGTCGTCTCGTACGAGCTCGTCCGCCGTTACGGCATCCGCCGACAGCAGCAGAAGGTCGGCGAGGAACTGGCCGCGGGCCACGCCATCAAGACCGACAAGGAGGTCGCGGCGTGA
- a CDS encoding ABC transporter ATP-binding protein → MDAIPSLPALSSCLQLLPRQGECVINASSPPLAVELHGITKRFPGVVANKDIAITVRKGTVHALVGENGAGKSTLMKILYGMQKPDEGTIAIDGEQVTFSSPGDAIARGIGMVHQHFMLADNLTVLENVVLGGEKLYGIGAKARKKIKEISDAYGLGVRPDALVEDLGVADRQRVEILKVLYRGAKILILDEPTAVLVPQEVDALFDNLRELKAEGLTVIFISHKLGEVLKVADDITVIRRGTTVGTADPRNTTTKQLAELMVGSELPSPETRESTVTDVPMLKVAGLTVAEGGLPPVNTEDTARTPGLPDAFVHEPAGVGRLLLDDIAFTIHKGEVLGIAGVEGNGQTELIEALMGMTTPDAGVITLDGTEITKASVRKRREGGIGYIPEDRHRHGLLLESPLWENRILGHVTESPNSKRGILDPKAARKDTERIVREYDVRTPGIEVTAASLSGGNQQKLIVGREMSHNPKFLIAAHPTRGVDVGAQAQIWDAIREARREGLAVLLISADLDELIGLSDTLRVIYRGRLVADADPATVTPEELGTAMTGAASGHLEATDNHSAGTDAGADAPEDEAR, encoded by the coding sequence GTGGACGCGATACCTTCTCTCCCCGCCCTGTCCTCCTGCCTCCAGCTCCTTCCGCGCCAAGGAGAGTGCGTCATCAACGCGTCCAGCCCCCCTCTCGCCGTAGAACTGCACGGCATCACCAAGCGTTTCCCCGGCGTCGTCGCCAACAAGGACATCGCGATCACCGTCCGCAAGGGCACGGTCCACGCCCTCGTCGGTGAGAACGGCGCCGGCAAGTCGACCCTGATGAAGATCCTCTACGGCATGCAGAAGCCGGACGAGGGCACCATCGCCATCGACGGGGAGCAGGTCACCTTCTCCAGCCCCGGCGACGCCATCGCCCGCGGCATCGGCATGGTGCACCAGCACTTCATGCTGGCCGACAACCTCACCGTCCTGGAGAACGTGGTTCTCGGCGGCGAGAAGCTCTACGGCATCGGCGCCAAGGCCCGCAAGAAGATCAAGGAGATCTCGGACGCGTACGGCCTCGGCGTGCGCCCCGACGCCCTGGTCGAGGACCTCGGAGTCGCCGACCGCCAGCGCGTGGAGATCCTCAAGGTCCTCTACCGCGGCGCGAAGATCCTCATCCTCGACGAGCCGACCGCCGTGCTCGTGCCGCAGGAGGTGGACGCGCTCTTCGACAACCTGCGCGAGCTCAAGGCCGAAGGCCTGACCGTCATCTTCATCTCGCACAAGCTGGGCGAGGTCCTGAAGGTCGCGGACGACATCACCGTCATCCGTCGCGGCACCACGGTCGGCACCGCCGACCCGCGCAACACCACCACCAAGCAGCTCGCCGAGCTGATGGTCGGCTCCGAACTCCCTTCCCCGGAGACCCGCGAGTCGACCGTGACGGACGTCCCGATGCTGAAGGTGGCGGGTCTGACCGTCGCCGAGGGTGGTCTTCCCCCCGTCAACACCGAGGACACCGCGCGCACGCCGGGCCTGCCCGACGCCTTCGTCCACGAGCCGGCCGGCGTCGGCCGCCTGCTCCTGGACGACATCGCCTTCACGATCCACAAGGGCGAGGTCCTCGGCATCGCGGGCGTCGAGGGCAACGGCCAGACCGAGTTGATCGAAGCCCTGATGGGCATGACCACCCCGGACGCCGGCGTCATCACCCTCGACGGCACCGAGATCACCAAGGCGTCGGTCCGCAAGCGCCGCGAGGGCGGCATCGGGTACATCCCCGAGGACCGCCACCGGCACGGCCTGCTGCTGGAATCCCCGCTGTGGGAGAACCGCATCCTGGGTCACGTCACCGAGTCGCCGAACTCCAAGCGCGGCATCCTCGACCCGAAGGCCGCCCGCAAGGACACCGAGCGGATCGTGCGCGAGTACGACGTCCGCACGCCCGGCATCGAGGTGACCGCGGCCTCGCTCTCCGGCGGCAACCAGCAGAAGCTGATCGTCGGCCGCGAGATGAGCCACAACCCGAAGTTCCTCATCGCCGCCCACCCCACCCGTGGTGTGGACGTCGGCGCGCAGGCGCAGATCTGGGACGCCATCCGCGAGGCCCGCCGCGAGGGACTGGCCGTACTCCTGATCTCCGCGGACCTGGACGAGCTGATCGGCCTGTCCGACACCCTGCGCGTGATCTACCGCGGCCGCCTGGTCGCGGACGCGGACCCCGCGACCGTCACCCCCGAGGAACTCGGCACCGCCATGACGGGCGCCGCCTCCGGGCACCTGGAAGCCACCGACAACCACTCCGCCGGTACCGACGCTGGTGCCGATGCCCCGGAGGACGAGGCCCGATGA
- a CDS encoding BMP family lipoprotein: MRRITRIATVGLASAALALSATACGGKKSSDSPSSSSSETKAAAGAAIAYDIGGRGDQSFNDAAFAGLEKAKSELKITTAEAEPTDGEGEADKVQRLTELARKGNNPVIGVGFAYAPAIKKVAPKFPNTTFGIIDDTSVTGKNIANLVFNEEQGSYLAGVAAAKVSKTGTVGFIGGVEVPLIKKFEAGFTQGVKDTNPNAKVLSAYLTQPPDFGGFSKPDLGKAAANGQIDAGGADVVYAAAGLAGSGAIEAASAKGKWAIGVDSDQYNQAGLSKYKDRILTSVTKDVSDSVYNLIKSVKDGKPENGEIRYGLDKDGVGLADSNPEYKKMAEVIAAVEKAKADIIAKKITVKTAP; encoded by the coding sequence TTGCGCCGGATCACCAGGATCGCCACCGTGGGCCTCGCGTCCGCCGCGCTGGCCCTCTCGGCCACCGCCTGTGGCGGTAAGAAGTCGTCTGACAGCCCCTCGTCCTCCTCCTCGGAGACGAAGGCCGCCGCCGGCGCCGCCATCGCGTACGACATCGGTGGCCGCGGCGACCAGTCGTTCAACGACGCCGCCTTCGCGGGTCTCGAGAAGGCCAAGTCGGAGCTGAAGATCACCACCGCCGAGGCGGAGCCCACGGACGGCGAGGGCGAGGCCGACAAGGTCCAGCGCCTCACCGAGCTGGCCCGCAAGGGCAACAACCCGGTCATCGGCGTCGGTTTCGCCTATGCCCCGGCCATCAAGAAGGTCGCGCCGAAGTTCCCGAACACCACGTTCGGCATCATCGACGACACCTCGGTGACCGGCAAGAACATCGCCAACCTGGTCTTCAACGAGGAGCAGGGCTCCTACCTGGCCGGCGTCGCCGCCGCCAAGGTCTCGAAGACCGGCACGGTCGGTTTCATCGGCGGTGTCGAGGTTCCGCTGATCAAGAAGTTCGAGGCGGGCTTCACCCAGGGCGTCAAGGACACCAACCCGAACGCCAAGGTGCTGTCGGCCTACCTGACGCAGCCCCCGGACTTCGGTGGCTTCTCCAAGCCCGACCTGGGCAAGGCCGCGGCCAACGGCCAGATCGACGCGGGCGGCGCCGACGTGGTCTACGCCGCCGCCGGTCTCGCGGGCTCCGGTGCCATCGAGGCCGCCTCGGCCAAGGGCAAGTGGGCCATCGGCGTCGACTCCGACCAGTACAACCAGGCCGGTCTGTCGAAGTACAAGGACCGCATCCTGACCTCGGTCACCAAGGACGTCTCCGACTCGGTCTACAACCTGATCAAGTCGGTCAAGGACGGCAAGCCGGAGAACGGCGAGATCCGTTACGGCCTGGACAAGGACGGCGTCGGCCTGGCCGACTCCAACCCCGAGTACAAGAAGATGGCTGAAGTCATCGCCGCGGTGGAGAAGGCCAAGGCCGACATCATCGCCAAGAAGATCACCGTCAAGACCGCCCCGTAA
- a CDS encoding amidohydrolase: MSRESQTALPGKPDRPELPGKLPDHLRAELIAFRRDLHMHPELGHQEVRTTAAIKTRLEQAGLRPRVLKSGTGLICDVGTWDGGRPMLALRADIDALPIPDAKVHVEYRSTIPDRAHACGHDVHTSVVLGAGLVLAELDRQGLLPNPVRLLFQPAEEVLPGGASDAIESGVLDGVGKIIAVHCDPRVDSGRIGLRAGPITSACDRLEVTLAGPGGHTARPHLTTDLVTAAARVAVDVPAVLARRMDARSGMSVTWGRIESGHACNVIPMHAELSGTVRCLDINAWHEAPDQIHAAIDEIATLHGAKSEITYVRGVPPVVNDPVVTELLRESMAARLGAESIEDTEQSLGGEDFSWYLEHVPGAMARLGVRKPGDTTKKDLHRGDFDVDESAIGVGVEFFTAAALLDGRGEARFDAHRGRSAG; the protein is encoded by the coding sequence ATGTCCCGCGAGTCCCAGACCGCCCTGCCCGGCAAGCCCGACCGGCCCGAGCTGCCCGGCAAGCTTCCGGACCACCTGCGTGCCGAACTGATCGCCTTCCGCCGGGACTTGCACATGCATCCCGAGTTGGGACACCAGGAGGTCCGCACCACGGCGGCGATCAAGACCCGGCTGGAACAGGCCGGCCTGCGACCACGGGTGCTGAAGTCCGGCACCGGCCTCATCTGTGACGTGGGGACGTGGGACGGCGGCCGGCCGATGCTGGCCCTGCGCGCGGACATCGACGCCCTGCCCATCCCGGACGCCAAGGTGCACGTCGAGTACCGGTCCACCATCCCGGACCGCGCGCACGCCTGCGGACACGACGTCCACACCTCGGTCGTGCTCGGCGCCGGCCTGGTGCTCGCCGAACTCGACCGGCAGGGCCTGCTCCCGAACCCCGTGCGCCTGCTCTTCCAGCCCGCCGAGGAGGTCCTGCCCGGCGGGGCCAGCGACGCCATCGAATCCGGGGTGCTCGACGGCGTCGGCAAGATCATCGCGGTGCACTGCGACCCCCGGGTGGACTCGGGGCGGATCGGATTGCGGGCCGGTCCGATCACCTCGGCCTGTGACCGCCTGGAGGTCACCCTGGCCGGCCCCGGCGGGCACACCGCCCGCCCGCACCTGACCACCGACCTGGTGACGGCCGCCGCGCGGGTCGCGGTGGACGTCCCGGCCGTGCTGGCCCGCCGGATGGACGCCCGTTCGGGCATGTCGGTCACCTGGGGCCGGATCGAGTCCGGGCACGCCTGCAACGTCATCCCGATGCACGCGGAACTGTCCGGGACGGTTCGCTGCCTGGACATCAACGCCTGGCACGAGGCCCCCGACCAGATCCACGCCGCCATCGACGAGATCGCGACCCTGCACGGGGCCAAGTCGGAGATCACCTACGTCCGGGGCGTCCCGCCGGTGGTCAACGACCCGGTGGTCACCGAACTGCTCCGCGAGTCCATGGCGGCCCGGCTCGGCGCGGAGTCGATCGAGGACACCGAGCAGAGCCTGGGCGGGGAGGACTTCTCCTGGTACCTGGAGCACGTCCCCGGCGCCATGGCCCGCCTGGGCGTCCGCAAGCCCGGGGACACGACCAAGAAGGACCTGCACCGGGGCGACTTCGACGTCGACGAGTCCGCGATCGGCGTCGGCGTGGAGTTCTTCACCGCCGCGGCCCTGCTCGACGGGCGGGGCGAGGCCCGATTCGACGCCCACCGGGGGCGATCGGCCGGATAA
- a CDS encoding N-acetylneuraminate synthase family protein, whose product MSATANSRLRSFGSRTAGPGHPVYVVGEIGINHNGDLGNAFALIDAAAEAGCDAVKFQKRTPEICTPRDQWDIERDTPWGRMTYIDYRHRVEFDEADYLAIDEHCAQRGIDWFASPWDTEAVAFLEKFDVPAHKVASASLTDDELLRALRATGRTVVLSTGMSTPKQIRHAVEVLGSDNILLCHATSTYPAKAEELNLKVINTLREEYPNVPIGYSGHETGLQTTLAAVALGATFVERHITLDRAMWGSDQAASVEPGGLTRLVRDIRTIETALGDGVKRVYESELAPMKKLRRFQGDLTAV is encoded by the coding sequence ATGAGCGCCACCGCCAACTCCCGCCTCCGCAGCTTCGGTTCGCGCACCGCCGGTCCCGGTCACCCCGTCTACGTCGTCGGCGAGATCGGCATCAACCACAACGGCGACCTCGGCAACGCCTTCGCGCTCATCGACGCCGCCGCCGAAGCCGGCTGCGACGCCGTCAAGTTCCAGAAGCGCACCCCGGAGATCTGCACCCCGCGCGACCAGTGGGACATCGAACGCGACACCCCCTGGGGGCGGATGACCTACATCGACTACCGCCACCGCGTCGAGTTCGACGAGGCCGACTACCTGGCCATAGACGAGCACTGCGCCCAGCGAGGCATCGACTGGTTCGCCTCCCCGTGGGACACCGAGGCCGTCGCCTTCCTGGAGAAGTTCGACGTCCCCGCCCACAAGGTGGCCTCCGCCTCCCTCACCGACGACGAACTGCTGCGCGCGCTGCGCGCCACCGGACGCACCGTCGTCCTGTCCACCGGCATGTCCACCCCCAAGCAGATCCGGCACGCCGTCGAGGTGCTCGGCAGCGACAACATCCTTCTCTGCCACGCCACTTCGACCTACCCGGCCAAGGCCGAGGAGCTCAACCTGAAGGTGATCAACACCCTTCGGGAGGAGTACCCCAACGTGCCCATCGGCTACTCCGGCCACGAGACCGGCCTCCAGACCACCCTGGCCGCCGTCGCCCTCGGCGCCACCTTCGTCGAGCGCCACATCACCCTCGACCGGGCGATGTGGGGCTCCGACCAGGCCGCCTCCGTCGAGCCGGGCGGCCTGACCCGCCTGGTCCGCGACATCCGCACCATCGAGACCGCCCTCGGCGACGGCGTCAAGCGCGTCTACGAGTCCGAGCTGGCCCCCATGAAGAAGCTCCGCCGCTTCCAGGGCGACCTCACGGCGGTCTGA